One Helianthus annuus cultivar XRQ/B chromosome 12, HanXRQr2.0-SUNRISE, whole genome shotgun sequence genomic region harbors:
- the LOC110894967 gene encoding probable signal peptidase complex subunit 2: MTTATTNGTTTTTTAIKNPKKTNLLDHNSIKHLLDETVTEIVTSRGYKEDVRMSNVRLLIGAIIIVIALFAQFYNKKFPENRNFLIGCIVLYVLFNGILQLIVYTKEKNAFLFTYPPAGSAYNSTGLMVSSKLPRFSDMYTLTIASADPKSISAKPTVEFTKSVTKWFAKDGVLVEGLFWKDVESLINDYANEKKRK; this comes from the exons ATGACGACGGCGACCACTAAcggcaccaccaccaccaccaccgctatCAAAAACCCTAAGAAGACCAATCTCTTAGATCACAACTCCATCAAACACCTACTCGATGAAACTGTCACTGAG ATCGTGACGAGCCGTGGTTACAAGGAAGATGTGAGGATGAGTAACGTTAGGTTGTTGATCGGAGCTATTATTATCGTTATCGCTCTCTTTGCTCAGTTTTACAACAAAAAGTTTCCGGAGAATAGGAATTTTTTGATTGGATGCATCGTGTT GTATGTGCTGTTCAATGGGATATTGCAGCTGATTGTCTACACTAAGGAGAAGAATGCATTTTTGTTTACATATCCTCCTGCT GGCTCAGCTTATAACAGCACTGGCTTGATGGTATCTTCTAAGTTGCCCAGATTCTCTGACATGTATACCCTCACGATAGCCAGCGCTGATCCTAAATCTATTTCGGCAAAGCCAACTGTGGAGTTTACCAAAAGCGTCACGAAAtg gttcGCAAAGGATGGTGTGTTGGTGGAAGGGTTGTTCTGGAAAGACGTGGAGAGCCTAATAAATGACTATGCTAACGAGAAAAAGAGGAAGTGA